A window of the Acidovorax sp. YS12 genome harbors these coding sequences:
- a CDS encoding sulfurtransferase produces the protein MIAQVRPNELEAWLAQARAASGTEPLVLDVREPWELQTASVRPGGFAFVHIPMGVLPVRLGELDPDRPVACLCHHGGRSMQVAAFLAHQGFAQVANIAGGIHAWALERDPSVPCY, from the coding sequence ATGATTGCGCAGGTCCGCCCCAACGAACTCGAAGCCTGGCTGGCCCAGGCCCGCGCAGCCAGCGGCACCGAGCCGCTGGTGCTGGACGTGCGCGAGCCCTGGGAGCTGCAAACCGCCAGCGTGCGGCCCGGCGGCTTCGCCTTCGTGCACATCCCCATGGGCGTGCTGCCGGTGCGGCTGGGCGAACTCGACCCGGATCGCCCGGTGGCCTGCCTGTGCCACCACGGCGGCCGCAGCATGCAGGTGGCGGCCTTCCTTGCGCACCAGGGCTTCGCGCAGGTCGCCAACATCGCCGGGGGCATCCACGCCTGGGCGCTGGAGCGCGACCCTTCCGTTCCTTGCTACTGA
- a CDS encoding TolC family outer membrane protein — MTPFRRLPLVLALAALACSAQAQSLLALVEQARGYDAAWQSAKAQMDAAASRAEQARAGLLPSAGLSAGVSTARTEVSRPEINLTTPNRNVTLSASQPLYRPANRIGYAQGQRGIDVAQAQLDAATQDLLVRVSQGYFDVLAAQDTLAFVRAQKAAVEEQLAAAKRNFEVGTSTITDQREAQARYDIVVAQEIAAENDLHVKRLALDQLVGRTGIAPLPLAQPVQLPTDAAGDVAEWVEKSQAQQPAVRQATVALDIAQLETQKARTGHLPTVDLQAGYAINHYPKGTMTAQGLNQRNTTASVGVALNLPLFAGFAVQNRIQETLALEEKARADLEGARRAVAQGTRAAFFGVQSLRSQVKALEAAEASSQSALDANKLGYQVGVRINIDVLNAQSQLYQTKRDLAVARYNLLMGQLKLRQAAGTLALDDVKAINAFLAQ; from the coding sequence ATGACCCCGTTCCGCCGTCTCCCCCTTGTGCTGGCCCTGGCCGCGCTGGCCTGCTCCGCACAGGCGCAAAGCCTGCTGGCCCTGGTGGAACAGGCCCGTGGCTACGACGCCGCCTGGCAGTCCGCCAAGGCGCAGATGGACGCCGCCGCCAGCCGCGCCGAACAGGCGCGCGCCGGCCTGCTGCCCAGCGCCGGCCTGTCGGCCGGGGTGTCCACCGCGCGCACCGAGGTCAGCCGCCCGGAGATCAACCTCACCACGCCGAACCGCAACGTCACGCTGTCGGCCTCGCAGCCGCTGTACCGGCCGGCCAACCGCATCGGCTACGCGCAGGGGCAGCGCGGCATCGACGTGGCCCAGGCGCAGCTCGACGCCGCCACGCAGGATCTGCTGGTGCGCGTGAGCCAAGGCTATTTCGACGTGCTGGCCGCGCAGGACACGCTGGCCTTCGTGCGCGCGCAAAAGGCCGCGGTGGAGGAACAGCTCGCGGCGGCCAAGCGCAATTTCGAGGTCGGCACCAGCACCATCACCGACCAGCGCGAAGCCCAGGCACGCTACGACATCGTCGTCGCGCAGGAAATCGCGGCCGAGAACGACCTGCACGTCAAGCGCCTGGCGCTCGACCAGCTCGTGGGCCGCACCGGCATCGCCCCCCTGCCCCTGGCCCAGCCCGTGCAGTTGCCTACCGATGCAGCGGGCGACGTGGCCGAGTGGGTGGAGAAATCGCAGGCGCAGCAGCCCGCCGTGCGCCAGGCCACCGTGGCGCTCGACATCGCCCAGCTGGAAACGCAGAAGGCCCGCACCGGCCACCTGCCCACGGTGGACCTACAGGCCGGCTACGCCATCAACCACTACCCCAAGGGCACCATGACGGCCCAGGGCCTGAACCAGCGCAACACCACGGCCAGCGTGGGCGTGGCGCTGAACCTGCCGCTGTTCGCCGGGTTCGCGGTGCAGAACCGCATCCAGGAAACCCTGGCGCTGGAGGAAAAGGCCCGCGCCGACCTGGAGGGCGCGCGCCGCGCCGTGGCCCAGGGCACGCGCGCCGCGTTCTTCGGCGTGCAGTCGCTGCGCAGCCAGGTCAAGGCGCTGGAGGCCGCCGAGGCGTCGAGCCAGAGCGCGCTGGACGCCAACAAGCTCGGCTACCAGGTAGGCGTGCGCATCAACATCGACGTGCTCAACGCCCAGAGCCAGCTCTACCAGACCAAGCGGGACCTGGCCGTGGCACGCTACAACCTGCTCATGGGCCAGTTGAAGCTGCGCCAAGCGGCGGGCACGCTCGCGCTGGACGACGTGAAGGCCATCAATGCGTTCCTGGCACAGTAG
- a CDS encoding protein-L-isoaspartate O-methyltransferase, producing MSLPLNTTATHPDDLTTVARYHMIEQQIRPWDVSDSEVLDLLSRLPREEFVPAAYRGMAFMDMEIPLLGQADEALRLGHCMLAPRVEARLLQDLQVQPTDRVLEIGAGSGYMAALLASRAERVVSLEIDPALAQTARENLRRAGIQNADVRQADGARDPIPDGPFDVILLSGSVAEVPQGLLALLREGGRLGAIVGQEPMMRATFVRRTGSQFETTQPWDTVAPRLQGFAEPSRFTF from the coding sequence ATGAGCCTGCCCCTGAACACCACCGCCACCCACCCCGATGACCTGACCACGGTGGCCCGCTACCACATGATCGAGCAGCAGATCCGCCCCTGGGACGTGTCGGACAGCGAAGTGCTCGACCTGCTGTCGCGCCTGCCGCGCGAGGAGTTCGTGCCCGCGGCCTACCGCGGCATGGCGTTCATGGACATGGAAATTCCCCTGCTGGGCCAGGCCGACGAGGCGTTGCGCCTGGGCCACTGCATGCTGGCGCCGCGCGTCGAGGCCCGCCTGCTGCAGGACCTGCAGGTGCAGCCCACCGACCGCGTGCTGGAGATCGGCGCCGGCTCGGGCTACATGGCCGCCCTGCTGGCGAGCCGCGCCGAGCGCGTGGTGTCGCTGGAGATCGACCCCGCCCTGGCGCAGACCGCGCGCGAAAACCTGCGCCGCGCCGGCATCCAGAACGCCGACGTGCGCCAGGCCGACGGCGCGCGCGACCCGATTCCCGACGGCCCGTTCGACGTCATCCTGCTCAGCGGCTCCGTGGCCGAAGTGCCGCAAGGCCTGCTCGCGCTGCTGCGCGAGGGCGGGCGCCTGGGCGCCATCGTGGGCCAGGAGCCGATGATGCGCGCCACCTTCGTGCGCCGCACGGGCAGCCAGTTCGAGACCACCCAGCCGTGGGACACCGTGGCGCCGCGCCTGCAGGGCTTCGCCGAACCCTCGCGCTTCACGTTCTGA